One Sinorhizobium mexicanum genomic region harbors:
- the xylF gene encoding D-xylose ABC transporter substrate-binding protein — protein sequence MKSVLKLMAGAAIIASMHSAAIAKDLVVGVSWSNFQEERWKTDEAAIKAALEASGDKYISADAQSSAAKQLTDIESLIAQGANALIVLAQDSDAIAPAIEKATAEGIPVVGYDRLIENPAAFYITFDNKEVGRMQAREVFKAKPEGNFVFIKGSSSDPNADFLFAGQMEVLKEAVDGGKVKNVGEAYTDGWKPENAQKNMEQFLTANDNKVDAVVASNDGTAGGAIAALSAQGLAGSVPVSGQDGDFAALNRVALGTQTVSVWKDARELGKKAAEIASALAAGKTMDEIEGVQSFNGGPKGVAMKSVFLAPLAITKDNLNVVIDAGWISKDAACQGVAAGTIAACN from the coding sequence ATGAAATCCGTTTTGAAGCTGATGGCGGGGGCTGCCATCATCGCGTCCATGCATTCGGCGGCGATCGCCAAGGATCTTGTCGTCGGCGTTTCCTGGTCCAACTTCCAGGAAGAGCGTTGGAAAACCGACGAGGCCGCCATCAAGGCCGCGCTTGAAGCTTCCGGCGACAAGTATATCTCCGCCGACGCCCAGTCTTCCGCCGCCAAGCAGCTGACGGACATCGAGTCGCTGATCGCGCAGGGCGCAAACGCCTTGATCGTGCTCGCCCAGGATTCCGACGCGATCGCCCCGGCGATCGAAAAGGCCACGGCAGAGGGCATCCCGGTCGTCGGCTACGACCGCCTGATCGAGAATCCGGCCGCCTTCTACATCACCTTCGACAACAAGGAAGTGGGCCGTATGCAGGCCCGCGAAGTCTTCAAGGCGAAGCCGGAAGGCAACTTCGTCTTCATCAAGGGCTCCTCGTCCGACCCGAATGCCGACTTCCTCTTTGCCGGCCAGATGGAAGTGCTGAAGGAAGCGGTCGACGGCGGCAAGGTCAAAAATGTCGGCGAGGCCTACACCGATGGCTGGAAGCCGGAAAATGCCCAGAAGAACATGGAGCAGTTCCTGACCGCCAATGACAACAAGGTCGACGCGGTCGTCGCTTCGAACGACGGCACGGCCGGCGGCGCGATTGCGGCGCTTTCGGCACAGGGGCTCGCAGGCTCCGTTCCGGTGTCCGGACAGGACGGTGACTTTGCGGCGCTCAACCGCGTCGCGCTCGGCACCCAGACGGTTTCCGTCTGGAAGGACGCGCGCGAGCTCGGCAAGAAGGCCGCCGAAATCGCCTCGGCGCTCGCCGCCGGCAAGACGATGGACGAGATCGAGGGCGTTCAATCCTTCAACGGCGGACCGAAGGGCGTTGCCATGAAGTCGGTCTTCCTGGCGCCGCTCGCCATCACCAAGGACAATCTGAACGTCGTCATCGACGCCGGCTGGATTTCCAAGGACGCAGCCTGCCAGGGCGTTGCGGCCGGCACCATCGCCGCGTGCAACTGA
- a CDS encoding sugar ABC transporter permease, translating to MADTTNTAHFNRARSAAENPVKRFFRATEIDTRLLGMVGAMLIIWIGFNFLSGGLFLTPRNLWNLSVQTASVAVMATGMVLVIVTRNIDLSVGSILGFVGMIMGVLQAELLPQVLGFNHPATWIITLLAGLSLGAAIGALHGMIIAFLNVPSFIVTLGGLLIWRGATWFVTSGRTVAPMDATFRLMGGGTEGSIGATASWIVGLLACLAIVASIINARKQRKRFGFPRRPVWAEYFLSGIGCALVLGAVAIANSYPWPANIARKYAEANGIAWPEGGLFIAHGIAIPVLIAIVIGIVMTFIATRLRFGRYVFAIGGNPEAAELAGIKTRWVTVRIFALMGMLCAVAAAISTARLNAATNAQGELDELYTIAAAVIGGTSLAGGMGTIAGAMLGALVMQSLQSGMVLLGIDSPLQRIVVGVVLVTAVWLDTVYRARAK from the coding sequence ATGGCCGACACGACGAATACCGCACATTTTAATCGCGCCCGCAGCGCGGCTGAAAATCCCGTGAAGCGCTTCTTCCGCGCCACCGAAATCGACACCCGCCTTCTGGGCATGGTCGGCGCGATGCTGATCATCTGGATCGGCTTCAATTTCCTGTCCGGCGGCCTGTTCCTTACACCGCGAAACCTCTGGAACCTTTCGGTGCAGACCGCCTCGGTGGCCGTCATGGCGACCGGCATGGTTCTCGTCATCGTCACCCGCAATATCGATCTGTCGGTCGGCTCCATCCTCGGCTTCGTCGGCATGATCATGGGCGTGCTGCAGGCCGAGCTGCTGCCGCAGGTGCTGGGCTTCAACCATCCCGCCACCTGGATCATCACGCTGCTTGCCGGCCTTTCCCTCGGCGCGGCGATCGGCGCCTTGCATGGCATGATCATCGCTTTCCTCAACGTGCCGTCCTTCATCGTCACGCTCGGCGGGTTGCTCATCTGGCGCGGCGCCACCTGGTTCGTGACCAGCGGCCGCACGGTCGCGCCGATGGACGCCACCTTCCGCCTGATGGGTGGTGGCACCGAAGGCTCGATCGGCGCGACGGCAAGCTGGATCGTCGGCCTCCTTGCCTGTCTTGCAATCGTCGCGAGCATCATTAACGCCCGCAAGCAGCGCAAGCGCTTCGGCTTTCCCCGCCGCCCGGTCTGGGCCGAGTACTTTCTCTCGGGAATTGGCTGCGCCCTCGTTCTGGGCGCCGTGGCGATCGCCAACAGCTATCCCTGGCCGGCTAACATCGCCCGCAAATACGCCGAAGCCAACGGCATCGCCTGGCCCGAAGGCGGCCTCTTCATCGCTCATGGCATCGCCATTCCGGTGCTGATCGCGATCGTCATCGGCATCGTCATGACCTTCATCGCCACGCGCCTGCGCTTTGGCCGCTACGTCTTCGCGATCGGCGGCAATCCGGAAGCGGCCGAACTCGCCGGCATCAAGACGCGCTGGGTGACGGTCAGGATCTTCGCACTGATGGGCATGCTCTGTGCGGTCGCCGCCGCGATTTCGACGGCACGCCTCAACGCGGCCACCAATGCCCAAGGCGAACTCGACGAACTCTACACCATCGCCGCGGCCGTCATCGGCGGCACATCGCTTGCCGGCGGCATGGGCACGATCGCTGGTGCCATGCTTGGCGCCCTCGTCATGCAGTCGCTGCAATCCGGCATGGTGCTGCTCGGCATCGACAGCCCGCTGCAGCGGATCGTCGTCGGCGTCGTGCTGGTCACCGCCGTCTGGCTCGATACCGTCTACCGCGCCCGCGCGAAATAA
- a CDS encoding ATP-binding cassette domain-containing protein — protein sequence MTDQRTPLVEMKNISISFGGIHAVDNASVDLYPGEVVALLGHNGAGKSTLIKILSGAYRRDAGEILINGEPADIHNPRDAKKYGIETIYQTLAVADNVDAAANLYLGRELRTPWGTLDDVAMEAKAREVMGRLNPNFQRFKEPVKALSGGQRQSVAIARAILFNARILIMDEPTAALGPQETAQVGELIKQLKREGIGIFLISHDIHDVFDLADRVSVMKNGQVVGHARTEDVTKDEVLGMIIMGKVPPKAIPGPGAMQMA from the coding sequence ATGACAGATCAACGCACTCCGCTCGTGGAAATGAAGAACATTTCCATCTCCTTCGGCGGTATCCACGCGGTGGACAACGCTTCCGTCGATCTCTATCCGGGTGAAGTCGTGGCGCTCCTCGGCCACAACGGCGCCGGCAAGTCGACGCTGATCAAGATCCTTTCCGGCGCTTACCGCCGCGATGCCGGCGAGATCCTGATCAATGGCGAGCCGGCGGACATCCACAATCCGCGCGACGCGAAGAAATACGGCATCGAGACGATCTACCAGACGCTCGCCGTCGCCGACAATGTCGACGCCGCCGCCAATCTCTATCTCGGCCGGGAGCTGCGCACCCCCTGGGGAACGCTCGACGACGTGGCGATGGAGGCGAAGGCACGCGAGGTGATGGGCCGCCTCAATCCGAACTTCCAGCGCTTCAAGGAGCCGGTAAAAGCGCTCTCCGGCGGCCAGCGGCAATCGGTGGCGATCGCGCGCGCCATCCTGTTCAACGCCCGCATCCTGATCATGGACGAGCCGACGGCGGCCCTCGGCCCGCAGGAAACCGCGCAGGTCGGCGAGCTCATCAAGCAATTGAAGCGCGAAGGCATCGGCATCTTCCTGATCAGCCACGACATCCACGACGTCTTCGACCTCGCCGACCGCGTATCGGTGATGAAGAACGGCCAGGTCGTCGGCCACGCCCGCACCGAGGACGTGACCAAGGACGAAGTGCTCGGCATGATCATCATGGGCAAGGTGCCGCCAAAGGCGATCCCCGGCCCCGGCGCCATGCAGATGGCCTGA
- a CDS encoding Lon protease family protein, giving the protein MRALRERLAVQPQDLRRRLDPATLPFQTTAEVSPVKTTIGQPRAAEAIAFALEVGARGFHLYAAGSPGTGRESTVLAAVRSFAATRPTPPDWVYVHNFAEPDRPRAFPVPAGGGRKLAKAMTSFVEAAQLEIPGAFEGEEYARRREEVLVEVRRRRAELIADLRAFAQEREFGLEMGPTGIAKIPLLNGEPMPQEAFEQLPPEAKAELEQRGAQIQAELGAYVRKMRQVDKEAQQRVTALDREVALLTAGPLIAELREDYDDQPDVLAFLEQIETDLPDHLHDFLPTAEAGQADGATALRRHQGSLARYEVNVLIDNSGIAGAPVVLERNPTYYNLSGRLDYRAVMGTMVTDFLQIRPGALHRANGGFLVLHALDVMRNPFAWEGLKRALASGEVVIENPGEQGAPVPTNRPRPEPIPLDLKVILIGPAALYQALHQVDVEFPELFGVKAEFAPDMDWNEENLASYSAFLSLVVHDRRLLHFDRSAVARIVEHGARLRDHQRKLTTRFLDVARLAVEACHWAGKAGHKFVQAVDVDAAVEQQERRRNLAEERMREVIADGTIMIDTEGARVAQVNGVSVLNVGDYSFGQPSRVTARVSVGRGTVQSIEREIELSGPIHAKGFLILTGYLQAQYAQDWPLSLGATITFEQSYGGIDGDSASTTELYALLSALSGLPLNQGIAVTGAVNQHGQVQAVGGVTRKIEGFYDVCRDRGLTGGQGVIVPTANVKNLMLKEEVVEAVRAGRFHVWAVSHVDEGIELLMERTAGEPAADGTFPEGTVHRLVRDRLRQYSEHMRAFGSAWPGGSNIGNDGH; this is encoded by the coding sequence ATGCGGGCCTTGCGCGAGCGGCTGGCGGTGCAGCCGCAGGATCTGAGGCGGCGGCTCGACCCGGCCACGCTACCATTTCAGACGACGGCCGAAGTGTCGCCGGTCAAAACGACGATCGGGCAGCCGCGCGCGGCCGAGGCGATCGCTTTTGCACTCGAGGTGGGCGCCCGTGGCTTCCACCTATACGCCGCCGGTTCGCCCGGCACCGGGCGCGAGAGCACGGTCCTCGCGGCGGTGCGCTCCTTCGCCGCGACGCGGCCGACACCGCCCGACTGGGTCTATGTCCACAACTTCGCCGAGCCGGACCGTCCACGCGCCTTCCCGGTACCGGCCGGCGGGGGTCGGAAACTGGCAAAGGCGATGACGTCGTTTGTGGAGGCGGCGCAGCTGGAGATTCCCGGCGCTTTCGAGGGCGAGGAGTACGCCCGGCGACGAGAGGAGGTCCTTGTCGAGGTGAGGAGGCGACGCGCCGAGCTGATCGCTGACCTGCGCGCCTTTGCGCAGGAACGCGAGTTCGGGTTGGAGATGGGGCCAACCGGCATTGCCAAAATCCCGCTGCTGAACGGCGAGCCGATGCCACAAGAGGCGTTCGAGCAGTTGCCACCCGAGGCAAAGGCGGAGCTCGAGCAGCGGGGTGCGCAAATCCAGGCCGAGCTCGGCGCTTACGTGCGCAAGATGCGGCAGGTCGACAAGGAAGCCCAGCAGCGCGTTACAGCGCTCGACAGGGAGGTGGCGCTCCTTACCGCAGGGCCACTTATTGCCGAATTGCGCGAGGATTACGACGACCAGCCAGACGTCCTCGCCTTCCTCGAGCAGATAGAGACGGACCTGCCGGACCATCTGCACGACTTCTTGCCGACGGCCGAAGCCGGGCAAGCGGACGGCGCGACTGCGCTACGGAGGCATCAGGGGTCCTTGGCGCGGTACGAGGTCAACGTGTTGATCGACAACAGTGGGATCGCCGGCGCGCCGGTCGTCCTCGAGCGCAACCCGACCTACTACAACCTGAGCGGCCGGCTCGACTACCGGGCCGTGATGGGGACGATGGTGACCGACTTCCTACAGATCAGGCCGGGCGCGCTGCACCGCGCCAACGGCGGTTTCCTCGTCCTGCACGCCCTCGACGTCATGCGCAACCCCTTCGCCTGGGAGGGGCTGAAGCGCGCCCTGGCGTCCGGCGAGGTGGTGATCGAGAACCCGGGCGAGCAAGGAGCGCCGGTGCCGACGAACCGGCCGCGGCCCGAGCCGATTCCGCTCGACCTGAAGGTGATCCTGATAGGACCAGCAGCGCTCTATCAGGCCCTTCATCAGGTCGATGTCGAGTTCCCGGAGCTGTTCGGGGTGAAGGCGGAATTCGCGCCAGACATGGATTGGAACGAGGAGAACCTAGCAAGCTACTCCGCCTTCCTGAGCCTCGTCGTGCACGATCGTCGACTGCTCCACTTCGACCGTTCGGCCGTCGCCCGGATCGTCGAGCACGGAGCGCGGCTGCGCGACCACCAGCGGAAGCTGACCACGCGGTTCCTCGACGTTGCCAGGCTGGCCGTCGAGGCCTGCCACTGGGCAGGCAAGGCGGGGCACAAGTTCGTGCAGGCGGTGGATGTCGACGCGGCTGTCGAACAGCAGGAGCGACGGCGCAACCTGGCCGAGGAGCGAATGCGAGAGGTGATCGCCGATGGCACGATCATGATCGACACCGAGGGCGCTCGGGTGGCGCAGGTCAACGGGGTGTCCGTGCTCAATGTCGGCGACTACAGTTTCGGGCAGCCGTCACGGGTGACCGCGCGCGTTTCAGTGGGGCGGGGGACGGTACAGAGCATTGAGCGGGAGATCGAGCTCTCCGGCCCGATCCATGCGAAGGGGTTCTTGATCCTGACCGGGTATCTGCAAGCGCAATACGCTCAAGATTGGCCGCTCTCGCTGGGGGCGACTATCACCTTCGAGCAGTCGTATGGAGGGATCGACGGCGACTCGGCGTCGACGACCGAACTCTACGCCTTGCTGTCGGCCCTCTCCGGTCTTCCGTTGAACCAGGGAATTGCCGTGACTGGCGCGGTGAACCAGCACGGCCAGGTGCAGGCGGTCGGGGGCGTGACACGCAAGATCGAAGGCTTCTACGATGTCTGCCGCGATCGGGGACTGACCGGCGGGCAAGGTGTGATCGTGCCGACGGCCAACGTCAAGAACCTGATGCTGAAGGAGGAGGTCGTGGAGGCGGTGCGGGCGGGACGTTTCCACGTCTGGGCGGTCAGCCACGTCGACGAGGGAATCGAGTTGCTGATGGAGCGCACGGCCGGCGAACCGGCAGCGGACGGGACGTTTCCTGAGGGGACGGTGCACCGGCTCGTCCGGGATCGGCTGCGGCAGTACTCGGAGCACATGCGCGCGTTTGGCAGCGCCTGGCCCGGCGGTTCGAATATCGGGAACGACGGACACTAG
- a CDS encoding SLC13 family permease, producing MAQEAVITDLLIVLTLLSAAIVMFAINRPRLDAVALMTLVALPFTGVLTMGEALAGFSDPNIVLIAALFVLGEGLVRTGVAQRVGDWLIARAGKNELRLIVLLMMVVGALGATMSSTAVTAIFIPVALRISQSTGIGPGRLMMPLSVAALISGMMTLVATAPNLIVNGELERHGVEGFRFFSFTPFGLPILLLGILYMSVTRRWLQDTATPASSSSRPNLAAWIDEYKLADREHRLRITAQSPLAGRPLEEFDLKGWPGANIVALERGRRLTREVMQPLAKAELKVDDVMLIDYAGSNSDIRSICERFALEEISLRGADFADRSQEIGLAQVVVAATSDLAGQTIADAQLSTRFNLTVIGLRRGMVAYGREFLHEPLAIGDTLLLIGPWRELDKLRSDGSTLVILNMTVERDEVLPAHDKAVHALACLALVVGLMVSGVIPNVQAALIGCLLMGVLRCIDFNSAYRSIDWKTIVLIVGMLPFSIALERTGGVELAADGLRALTTGTGPHVVLGTLFAITALLGMFISNTATAVLMAPVALALAQELGASPYPFAMIVALAASTAFMTPVSSPVNALVVGPGHYTFGDFVRIGVPFSLIVLIVSVVLVPWLLPL from the coding sequence TTGGCGCAGGAGGCGGTCATTACAGATCTTTTGATCGTTCTCACGCTTCTCAGCGCTGCGATCGTGATGTTCGCGATCAACAGGCCGCGCCTGGATGCGGTCGCCCTGATGACGCTGGTGGCGCTGCCGTTCACCGGTGTCCTTACGATGGGGGAGGCCCTGGCCGGCTTCAGCGATCCGAACATCGTGCTGATCGCAGCCCTGTTCGTGCTCGGCGAAGGGCTGGTGCGCACCGGTGTCGCCCAGCGGGTGGGCGACTGGTTGATCGCCAGGGCGGGCAAGAACGAACTGCGCCTGATCGTCCTGCTGATGATGGTCGTGGGCGCGCTGGGCGCGACCATGAGTTCGACTGCCGTCACGGCGATCTTCATACCGGTTGCGTTGCGCATCTCTCAGAGCACCGGCATCGGCCCGGGCCGGCTGATGATGCCGCTCAGCGTGGCCGCGTTGATCAGCGGAATGATGACCCTGGTTGCGACCGCGCCGAATCTGATCGTGAACGGCGAGCTCGAGCGCCACGGTGTGGAAGGATTCCGGTTCTTCAGCTTCACGCCGTTCGGGCTGCCGATTCTGCTGCTCGGCATCCTCTATATGAGCGTCACCCGGCGCTGGCTCCAGGATACCGCCACGCCGGCATCAAGTTCCAGTCGCCCTAACCTCGCGGCCTGGATCGATGAATACAAGCTGGCCGATCGTGAACACCGGCTGCGGATAACCGCGCAATCGCCGCTGGCCGGCAGGCCCCTGGAAGAGTTCGACCTGAAGGGATGGCCTGGTGCCAATATCGTTGCGCTCGAGCGCGGTCGCCGGTTAACCCGCGAGGTCATGCAGCCCTTGGCAAAGGCGGAGCTGAAAGTGGACGACGTCATGCTGATCGATTATGCCGGGTCCAATTCGGACATCCGATCCATTTGTGAGCGCTTCGCGCTTGAAGAAATATCGCTGCGCGGAGCCGATTTCGCCGACCGGTCGCAGGAAATCGGCTTGGCCCAGGTCGTCGTGGCGGCGACATCCGATCTCGCCGGCCAGACGATTGCCGATGCACAGCTCTCCACGCGGTTCAATTTGACGGTGATCGGCCTGCGCCGGGGCATGGTCGCCTACGGCCGCGAATTTCTGCATGAGCCGCTGGCGATCGGCGACACGTTGCTGTTGATCGGGCCATGGCGGGAGCTCGACAAGCTCCGATCGGATGGTAGCACCCTCGTTATTCTCAATATGACCGTCGAACGCGACGAGGTGCTGCCGGCGCATGACAAAGCCGTCCATGCTCTGGCTTGCCTCGCGCTTGTTGTCGGGTTGATGGTCAGCGGCGTCATTCCCAATGTCCAGGCAGCACTCATCGGCTGCCTGCTGATGGGGGTGCTACGCTGCATTGACTTCAACAGCGCCTATCGTTCCATCGATTGGAAGACGATCGTTCTGATCGTCGGCATGTTGCCGTTTTCGATCGCGCTCGAGCGCACCGGCGGGGTCGAGCTGGCTGCGGACGGCTTGCGGGCTCTTACAACCGGCACAGGCCCGCATGTCGTGCTGGGGACGCTTTTTGCCATCACCGCCCTGCTCGGAATGTTCATCTCCAACACCGCGACGGCTGTGCTGATGGCACCGGTGGCTCTCGCGCTCGCACAGGAATTGGGCGCCTCGCCCTACCCGTTTGCGATGATCGTGGCCCTGGCGGCCTCGACCGCGTTCATGACTCCGGTGTCTTCTCCGGTGAACGCGCTGGTGGTCGGGCCTGGACACTACACCTTCGGCGACTTCGTCCGGATCGGCGTGCCGTTCTCGCTGATTGTTCTGATCGTCAGCGTAGTCCTGGTGCCGTGGCTGCTGCCGCTGTGA
- a CDS encoding MFS transporter has protein sequence MTSAPDPTADPAIEDQHAGRAPWLPLIVIVLAQLQMAINISALPVSLGPLSQDLGSPATAAATALLLYSMFVAAFVMLGAKIGKLAGERRVLQVSIVVHGAAMGLMATSTDASTMNAAQSIAGIAAAAAVPTLVVLIAANYHGRQQETALGVLAGIPAVASAVTFVIAGFLATSLSWRYSYWLIVSLAVLVLILSFRLAPIPRQPGTRIDIFGVVLSAAAVALILLGFNNLQAWGLLVAESAAPFSLLGLSPAPILILVGVMFGQAFFAWSNRRVAANRQPLLAMEVLDSREEKGAVIAFLAAGSLGLAVGFLIPLYVQIIQGRTPLFSAVAILPYTAAIAVAGVLSVRLYDRFAPRSLGIASFVLIAIGLVVVAFTVGNDWSTVTVILGLILVGIGEGTLLTLLFNVLVSASPKRLAGDVAALRGVANNVSNALGAAFASVVAVGLLGMFLTTAFSQSELPPELSNHVLFDDVDFVTNDELRSVFGATAATPDQVETAIAINETARLRALRGAFLIVAGISLLSIFPAARLPKYVPRELSAKDIVSE, from the coding sequence ATGACAAGCGCACCGGACCCAACTGCCGACCCCGCCATTGAAGACCAGCACGCTGGGCGGGCGCCCTGGTTGCCATTGATCGTCATCGTCCTCGCGCAACTTCAGATGGCCATCAACATCAGCGCCCTGCCCGTTTCGCTCGGGCCGCTCTCCCAAGATCTGGGTTCGCCGGCGACCGCCGCAGCGACCGCGCTTCTCCTCTACTCGATGTTCGTCGCCGCGTTCGTCATGCTGGGCGCGAAGATCGGCAAGCTCGCGGGTGAGCGCCGCGTGCTCCAGGTCAGCATCGTCGTGCACGGCGCGGCGATGGGGTTGATGGCGACCAGCACCGATGCAAGCACCATGAATGCCGCTCAGTCGATCGCGGGAATCGCCGCCGCGGCGGCCGTGCCGACCTTGGTGGTGTTGATCGCCGCCAATTATCACGGCCGGCAGCAGGAAACGGCGCTGGGCGTGCTGGCCGGCATCCCCGCTGTCGCCAGCGCGGTAACCTTCGTCATCGCCGGATTTCTCGCCACATCCCTCAGCTGGCGCTACTCATATTGGCTGATCGTCTCTCTGGCGGTCCTCGTCCTGATTCTGAGCTTTCGCCTGGCGCCGATCCCGCGCCAGCCCGGCACGAGGATCGACATCTTCGGGGTCGTCCTCTCGGCGGCCGCTGTCGCGCTCATCCTGCTTGGCTTCAACAACCTTCAGGCGTGGGGGCTTCTGGTCGCGGAGAGCGCGGCGCCGTTTTCGCTGCTGGGATTGTCGCCGGCGCCGATCCTCATTCTTGTGGGGGTAATGTTTGGCCAGGCGTTCTTCGCGTGGTCCAACAGGCGCGTCGCAGCCAACAGGCAGCCCTTGCTTGCGATGGAGGTATTGGACAGCAGGGAAGAAAAGGGTGCCGTCATCGCCTTTCTCGCCGCGGGGAGCCTCGGTCTCGCGGTGGGGTTTCTTATCCCGCTCTATGTGCAGATCATCCAGGGCCGCACGCCCCTTTTCTCTGCGGTGGCCATTCTCCCTTACACGGCTGCAATCGCGGTAGCGGGTGTCCTATCCGTGCGACTATATGATCGCTTCGCGCCACGCAGTCTCGGCATCGCCTCGTTCGTCCTGATCGCGATCGGTCTGGTGGTGGTCGCCTTCACCGTTGGCAACGACTGGAGCACCGTGACGGTTATTCTGGGCCTGATCCTCGTCGGCATCGGCGAGGGTACGCTACTGACCTTGCTTTTCAACGTGCTGGTATCGGCCTCGCCCAAGCGCCTCGCCGGCGACGTGGCCGCGTTGCGCGGCGTGGCGAACAACGTCTCGAACGCGCTCGGCGCGGCCTTCGCCAGCGTTGTGGCGGTCGGACTGCTGGGCATGTTTCTCACCACGGCGTTCAGCCAGTCCGAGCTGCCGCCCGAGCTCAGCAATCACGTGCTTTTTGACGATGTCGACTTCGTCACTAATGATGAACTGAGGAGCGTGTTCGGCGCGACCGCGGCAACGCCGGACCAGGTGGAGACGGCGATCGCGATCAATGAAACGGCCCGACTCCGTGCGTTGAGGGGGGCGTTCTTGATCGTGGCGGGCATTTCATTGTTGTCGATCTTCCCAGCCGCGAGATTGCCGAAATACGTGCCGCGCGAGCTGTCGGCAAAGGACATCGTGAGCGAGTGA
- a CDS encoding alpha/beta fold hydrolase: protein MKKQILFIQGGGAGTHDEWDNKLVDSLRRELGPGYDVRYPRMPNEADPSYTVWKAALAQEIAGLDDGAILIGHSIGGTILINALAEAPPNQKLAGVFLIAAPFVGAGGWPSDDIEPTAELGARLPSKTPVYLYHGSEDDTAPFAHVDLYERAIPGAIVHRLQGRDHQLNDDLAEVAAGVRALT, encoded by the coding sequence ATGAAGAAGCAAATCCTGTTCATTCAAGGCGGAGGCGCAGGGACCCATGACGAATGGGACAACAAGCTCGTCGACAGCTTGAGGCGAGAACTTGGGCCCGGCTACGACGTCCGCTACCCGCGCATGCCGAACGAGGCGGATCCCAGCTATACCGTATGGAAGGCCGCGCTCGCGCAAGAGATCGCCGGCCTCGATGATGGCGCGATACTGATTGGCCACTCAATTGGCGGAACGATTCTGATCAACGCCCTCGCAGAGGCACCACCGAATCAGAAGCTTGCTGGCGTATTTCTCATCGCGGCGCCCTTTGTTGGCGCTGGCGGGTGGCCGAGTGACGACATCGAGCCAACGGCCGAACTCGGTGCGCGATTGCCGTCAAAGACGCCGGTCTATCTCTATCATGGCAGCGAGGACGACACTGCGCCGTTCGCGCATGTCGATCTCTATGAGAGAGCGATACCCGGCGCGATCGTGCATCGGCTCCAAGGCCGCGACCACCAGCTCAACGACGACTTGGCCGAGGTTGCCGCCGGCGTCCGCGCTTTGACATGA
- a CDS encoding MarR family winged helix-turn-helix transcriptional regulator, which produces MSEKQMPGLGELLRYVGELVDQGAEEEYRAMRLSYRARYTPVMRALSAGAETVTEITALSSLTQGAISQSVRLMEADGLVARHRLEDGRKNGVHLTARGRELLKRLAPHWATTFAAIGALEKEIGQPLLEVLAKTARALEREGFAARLRAAAAHHANEDHSDAE; this is translated from the coding sequence ATGAGCGAAAAACAGATGCCGGGTCTCGGTGAATTGCTCCGCTATGTCGGAGAACTGGTCGATCAGGGTGCGGAGGAAGAGTACCGCGCCATGAGGCTTTCTTATCGCGCCAGATACACCCCGGTCATGCGCGCGCTTAGCGCCGGAGCAGAAACTGTCACTGAAATCACTGCCCTGAGCAGCCTCACTCAGGGCGCGATCAGCCAGTCGGTGAGGCTGATGGAGGCCGATGGCCTGGTGGCACGACATCGCCTGGAGGATGGGCGCAAAAACGGTGTTCATCTGACGGCTCGCGGCCGGGAACTGCTGAAGAGGCTTGCACCACACTGGGCGACCACCTTCGCAGCCATAGGTGCGCTGGAGAAGGAGATCGGCCAGCCGCTTCTTGAGGTGCTGGCAAAGACGGCGCGCGCGCTGGAGCGCGAGGGATTTGCCGCTCGGCTGAGGGCCGCCGCGGCACACCACGCAAACGAGGATCACTCCGATGCGGAATGA